The Coffea arabica cultivar ET-39 chromosome 1e, Coffea Arabica ET-39 HiFi, whole genome shotgun sequence genome has a window encoding:
- the LOC140016086 gene encoding uncharacterized protein — protein MANQQGQGQGSNVGNPGNNAGGPNPDLAEGWLDRMLDIFAALGYSEERQISFSVFQFEGTARAWWNVIKAKWEREQTPWTWVNFTREFNEKYLSPIVQERREDDFIRMRQGASSVAEYETQFTKLSRFAPDLVQTEQKRIRHFVQGLNVDIQEVFAAAQLDILSQALEKIQRIETVMGQVKAFHDRKGGNLARETSLPDRAREMSHPLRWVEGRVVHNPQKSQIGNEGPKPPTEWTTIKPTNAGGNRPKVPARVFAMGQQEVTDPSTVIDDVKPEKLPYDLEIKIPITNKSLIANVVYKGCEVRIGERKLLVDPIELALKGYDIILGMDWLAKYHARLNCRTKKLKIENVPVVCEFPEIFFEKLTLLPPEREVEFKIDLHPGAEPISKTPYRMAPAEVKELKTQLQELLD, from the exons ATGGCTaaccaacagggtcagggccaGGGGAGTAATGTCggaaaccctggaaataatGCGG gtggacctaaccctgacttAGCAGAGGGTTGGCTGGACCGCATGTtggatatatttgccgcgcttGGGTATTcagaggagcggcagatatctttttctgtttttcaatttgaggggaCTGCccgagcttggtggaatgtgattaaggccaagtgggagcgggaacagacccCTTGGACGTGGGTCAACTTTACacgggaatttaatgagaaatatttgTCACCTATTGTACAAGAGAGGCGGGAGGATGACTTTATCCGCATGCGCCAAGGGGCATccagtgtggcggagtacgaaactCAGTTTACGAAACTCTCTCGCTTCGCTCCGGATCTGGTGCAAACGGAGCAAAAGCGAATCCGTCATTTCGTTCAGGGCTTAAATGTGGATATCCAGGAGGTATttgcagctgctcagttggatATATTAAGCCAGGCACTAGAAAAAATACAGAGAATTGAGACAGTTATGGGACAAGTGAAAGCCTTCCATGAccgaaaaggaggcaacctagcACGAGAAACTTCGCTGCCGGACAGAGCTCGCGAAATGAGCCACCCTCTAAGATGGGTCGAGGGACGGGTGGTCCATAACCCGCAGAAATCCCAAATCGGG AATGAGGGACCTAAGCCACCGACAGAATGGACCACAATTAAGCCTACAAACGCAGGGGGAAATCGGCCCAAAGTACCGGCCAGAGTATttgcaatgggtcaacaagagGTGACTGACCCTTCGACAGTCATCGATG ATGTTAAACCTGAAAAACTACCGTATGATTTAGAAATAAAAATCCCTATTACCAATAAGAGTTTAATTGCCAATGTGGTCTACAAGGGGTGCGAGGTACGGATAGGAGAACGGAAATTGTTGGTGGACCCTATTGAGTTAGCTCTTAAGGGATACGATATCATTTTAGGGATGGACTGGTTGGCCAAATATCATGCACGGTTGAATTGCCGTACTAAGAAG CTGAAGATAGAAAATGTACCGGTGGTATGTGAATTTCCTGAGATATTTTTCGAAAAATTGACATTACTACCCCCAGAGAGGGAAGTAGAATTTAAGATTGATTTGCATCCTGGAGCAGAGCCAATATCAAAAACTCCTTATCGTATGGCTCCTGCAGAAGTTAAGGAGTTGAAAACACAGTTACAAGAATTGCTGGATTGA